The Mycolicibacterium mageritense genome contains a region encoding:
- a CDS encoding amidohydrolase family protein has product MSTMTQTLYPPEGFGAPKNRRGHATGNLGLPDGTVIFSADNHISVADDIFYERFPEELKGAAPRIWYEDGAYMVGMKGKAWTGGDFGRVLMQYDDLAGAASNNIEARIRELAGDGIDKELAFPNAVLALFHYPDKALRERVFRIYNEHIADLQERSGGHFYGVGLINWWDPKGTRSTLEELKSLGLKTFLLPLNPGKDDEGNIYDYGSTDMDAVWDEIEAAGVPVSHHIGETPPKTPCQNNSVVVGMMVNVDSFREQFAKYLFSGILDRHPRLKIGWFEGGIAWVPTALQDAEHMLASYRHMFNHELQQDIRYYWDRHMSASFMVDPLGLRLIDDIGVDNVMWSSDYPHNESTFGYSEKSLAAVVEAVGPEAATKIVSTNIQKFLGLS; this is encoded by the coding sequence ATGTCCACCATGACTCAGACGCTTTATCCACCAGAAGGTTTCGGCGCACCGAAGAATCGGCGCGGCCACGCGACCGGCAACCTCGGTCTTCCCGACGGCACCGTGATCTTCTCGGCCGACAACCATATCTCTGTCGCCGACGACATCTTCTACGAGCGTTTCCCCGAGGAGCTCAAGGGTGCCGCGCCACGCATCTGGTACGAGGACGGCGCGTACATGGTCGGCATGAAGGGCAAGGCGTGGACGGGCGGTGACTTCGGCCGCGTCCTGATGCAGTACGACGACCTGGCGGGGGCGGCGTCGAACAACATCGAGGCTCGCATCCGGGAACTCGCCGGGGACGGAATCGACAAGGAACTCGCTTTCCCCAACGCCGTACTGGCGCTGTTCCACTACCCGGACAAGGCGTTGCGCGAGCGCGTGTTCCGCATCTACAACGAACACATCGCCGATCTGCAGGAGCGCTCGGGCGGCCACTTCTACGGTGTGGGCCTGATCAACTGGTGGGATCCGAAAGGCACTCGCAGCACCCTCGAGGAACTGAAATCGCTGGGGCTCAAGACGTTCCTGTTGCCGCTCAACCCGGGCAAGGATGACGAGGGCAACATCTACGATTACGGCAGCACTGACATGGATGCGGTGTGGGACGAGATCGAGGCGGCCGGCGTCCCGGTCAGCCACCACATCGGCGAGACTCCGCCCAAGACGCCGTGTCAGAACAACAGCGTCGTCGTCGGCATGATGGTCAACGTCGACTCGTTCCGCGAACAGTTCGCCAAGTACCTGTTCTCCGGAATCCTGGACCGGCACCCTCGATTGAAGATCGGCTGGTTCGAGGGCGGTATCGCCTGGGTGCCGACGGCGCTGCAGGATGCCGAGCACATGCTCGCCTCATACCGGCACATGTTCAACCATGAACTGCAACAGGATATCCGGTACTACTGGGACCGTCACATGAGCGCGTCGTTCATGGTCGATCCGCTGGGGCTGCGGTTGATCGACGACATCGGCGTCGACAACGTCATGTGGTCCAGTGACTACCCGCACAACGAATCCACGTTCGGCTATTCCGAGAAGTCGCTGGCCGCGGTCGTGGAGGCGGTCGGTCCCGAAGCCGCGACCAAGATCGTCAGCACCAACATCCAGAAGTTCCTGGGGCTCTCATGA
- a CDS encoding cytochrome P450, with protein sequence MSEALTQIDIPDYPMERDARCPFAPPPQMLGIPKGLSRVRIWDGSTPWLITGHEEARTLFADSRVSVDDRRPGFPHWNEHMLSTVDKRPRSVFTSDAEEHTRFRRMLSKPFTFRRVEGLRPAIQKITDECIDEILAGPQPADIVARLALPVPTVVISEMLGVPYEDHEFFQHHANVGLARYASAEDGQKGAMSLAQYLINLVEAKQQNPAEDAVSDLAERVTAGEISVKEAAQLGTGLLIAGHETTANMIGIGVLALLENPEQADFLRDAEDPKVIANAVEELMRYLSIIQNGQRRIAIEDIEISGETIRAGEGIILDLAPANWDAKAYPEPEKLDLSRDAGQQLGFGYGRHQCVGQQLARAELQIVFHTLLRRIPTMRLAIPFDEVPFKHDRLAYGVYELPVTW encoded by the coding sequence ATGTCAGAAGCGCTGACGCAGATCGACATCCCCGATTATCCGATGGAGCGCGACGCGCGCTGCCCGTTCGCGCCGCCCCCGCAGATGCTGGGAATCCCGAAAGGGCTATCCAGGGTACGGATCTGGGACGGCAGCACCCCATGGTTGATCACGGGCCATGAGGAAGCCCGGACCTTGTTCGCGGACTCTCGGGTCAGCGTCGACGACCGCCGCCCCGGCTTCCCGCACTGGAACGAGCACATGCTCTCGACCGTCGACAAGCGGCCACGCTCGGTCTTCACGTCCGACGCCGAGGAGCACACCCGATTTCGGCGAATGTTGTCCAAGCCTTTCACGTTTCGGCGGGTCGAGGGCTTGCGGCCGGCGATCCAGAAGATCACCGATGAGTGCATCGACGAGATCCTGGCCGGGCCGCAGCCCGCTGACATCGTCGCCAGACTCGCGCTGCCGGTACCGACCGTGGTGATCAGCGAGATGCTCGGCGTCCCATACGAAGACCACGAGTTCTTCCAGCATCACGCCAATGTCGGGCTGGCCAGGTACGCGTCGGCAGAGGACGGCCAGAAGGGCGCCATGAGCCTGGCGCAGTACTTGATCAACCTCGTCGAGGCCAAACAGCAGAATCCCGCCGAGGATGCGGTGTCGGACCTGGCCGAACGTGTCACGGCCGGCGAGATCAGCGTCAAGGAGGCCGCGCAGCTGGGCACCGGGCTGCTCATCGCGGGACATGAAACCACCGCCAACATGATCGGCATCGGCGTGCTCGCGCTGCTGGAGAACCCCGAGCAAGCGGATTTCCTGCGGGACGCCGAGGATCCGAAGGTGATCGCCAACGCGGTCGAAGAACTCATGCGTTACCTGTCGATCATCCAGAACGGCCAGCGCCGCATCGCCATCGAGGACATCGAGATCAGCGGTGAGACCATCCGCGCCGGTGAGGGCATCATCCTCGATCTCGCGCCTGCCAACTGGGATGCCAAGGCCTATCCCGAGCCCGAGAAGCTCGACCTTTCCCGTGACGCCGGGCAACAGCTCGGCTTCGGCTACGGCCGTCATCAGTGCGTCGGCCAGCAGTTGGCGCGGGCCGAGCTGCAGATCGTGTTCCACACCCTGCTGCGCCGCATCCCCACCATGCGGTTGGCGATCCCGTTCGACGAGGTGCCGTTCAAACACGACCGGCTTGCCTACGGCGTCTACGAACTTCCCGTCACCTGGTGA
- a CDS encoding ferredoxin: protein MKIAVDQDKCVSSGQCVLNAADVFDQRDEDGVVELLEPSPGPDHAEAARRAAAACPALAIHIEE, encoded by the coding sequence GTGAAAATCGCTGTCGACCAAGACAAATGCGTGTCGTCGGGCCAATGCGTGCTCAATGCGGCAGACGTGTTCGACCAGCGCGACGAGGACGGCGTCGTCGAACTACTCGAGCCCAGCCCCGGCCCTGACCACGCCGAGGCCGCCCGGCGCGCCGCCGCGGCCTGCCCAGCCCTTGCCATCCACATTGAGGAATGA
- a CDS encoding TetR/AcrR family transcriptional regulator has protein sequence MTTASRMARADRASSTQEAILKAAERLYAEHGVFAVSNRQVSEAAGQGNNAAVGYHFGTKTDLVRAIEHKHRGPIEELREQMVAATGDSTELRDWVACLVQPLTDHLAALGNPTWYARFAAQVMADPAYHDIVVRDALSSPSLVQVIDGMKNCLPDLPVEVRAERNIMARNLLMHSCADRERGLAQGATVPRPSWNAAASGLIDAIVGLWRAPVTGVDV, from the coding sequence GTGACCACAGCCAGTCGGATGGCGCGGGCCGACCGGGCCAGCAGCACGCAGGAGGCGATCCTCAAGGCGGCCGAGCGGCTCTACGCCGAGCATGGTGTGTTCGCGGTGTCCAACCGCCAGGTCAGTGAAGCGGCGGGGCAGGGCAACAACGCAGCGGTCGGCTACCACTTCGGAACCAAGACCGATCTGGTCCGCGCGATCGAACACAAGCACCGCGGGCCGATCGAGGAGTTGCGCGAGCAGATGGTCGCGGCCACGGGCGATTCCACCGAGCTTCGGGACTGGGTGGCGTGTCTGGTCCAACCGTTGACCGATCACCTTGCCGCACTCGGCAATCCGACTTGGTATGCGCGGTTCGCCGCGCAGGTCATGGCCGACCCGGCGTACCACGACATCGTGGTGAGGGACGCGTTGAGCTCACCGTCTCTGGTGCAGGTCATCGACGGCATGAAGAACTGCCTGCCCGATCTGCCCGTCGAGGTCCGGGCCGAGCGCAACATCATGGCCCGCAACCTGCTGATGCACAGTTGCGCCGACCGGGAACGCGGCCTGGCGCAGGGCGCCACGGTGCCGCGGCCGTCCTGGAACGCCGCGGCGTCCGGGCTCATCGACGCGATCGTCGGGCTGTGGCGCGCGCCGGTCACCGGGGTGGACGTGTGA
- a CDS encoding SDR family NAD(P)-dependent oxidoreductase: MTEALAGRVAVVTGGAAGLGEGLVRRFVTEGARVMIGDVEKDRGAALAAELGDSTSFLTTDVSDPEQIGALVDAAIERFGGLHVMVNNAGVSGTMHRRFLDDDLMDFHHVMGVNVLGVMAGTRDAARHMAEHGGGSILNLTSIGGIQAGGGVMTYRASKAAVIQFTKSAAIELAHHEIRVNAIAPGNIRTAIVAKSAAAEDRERIEQFEADIRAQMRADRPLKREGTVEDVAEAAVYFASDRSRYVTGTVLPIDGGTVAGKVIVRREKA, translated from the coding sequence ATGACAGAGGCTCTGGCCGGCAGGGTCGCGGTCGTGACAGGTGGAGCCGCAGGGCTCGGCGAGGGGCTCGTGCGGCGGTTTGTCACCGAGGGCGCCCGCGTCATGATCGGTGACGTCGAGAAGGACCGCGGCGCAGCGCTGGCCGCCGAGCTGGGGGACAGCACGTCGTTCCTGACGACGGACGTATCCGATCCCGAACAGATCGGCGCCCTGGTGGACGCGGCGATCGAACGGTTCGGAGGACTGCACGTCATGGTCAACAACGCCGGGGTGTCGGGCACCATGCACCGACGGTTCCTCGATGACGACCTAATGGACTTCCACCACGTCATGGGCGTCAACGTGCTCGGAGTGATGGCCGGAACCCGCGACGCCGCCCGGCACATGGCCGAGCACGGCGGTGGCTCGATCCTCAACCTGACGTCGATCGGCGGCATCCAGGCCGGTGGCGGCGTGATGACCTACCGCGCATCGAAAGCCGCCGTCATCCAGTTCACCAAGTCCGCCGCGATCGAACTGGCGCATCACGAGATCCGGGTCAACGCGATCGCCCCGGGCAACATCCGCACCGCGATCGTCGCGAAGTCCGCCGCTGCGGAAGACCGTGAACGCATCGAGCAGTTCGAGGCGGACATTCGTGCCCAGATGCGTGCCGACCGTCCGCTCAAGCGGGAAGGCACGGTCGAGGACGTGGCCGAGGCCGCCGTGTACTTCGCGAGCGACCGGTCGCGGTATGTCACCGGAACCGTGTTGCCCATCGACGGCGGCACGGTCGCGGGCAAGGTGATCGTCCGCCGGGAGAAAGCCTGA
- a CDS encoding alpha/beta fold hydrolase, whose amino-acid sequence MTYQRRTLVVDGLTTSYLEAGAGEPVVLLHGGEFGAGAELGWERVIDELAVDYRVLAPDMLGFGDSAKVVDFTDGRGMRIRHIARFCAELGIGSAHFVGNSMGAVNLWTDLTSPAPRLPVRSFVAICGGGEIQRNEHSAALYDYDATLDGMRRIVTALFADAAYVDDEAYVRRRYEASIAPGAWESLAAARFRRPGLDALPPPSSRRAYDRVEVPTLIIEGAADKLLPPGWAAEIAAQVGGARSAVVDGAGHCPQIEQPRAVVDLVLDFLKEVA is encoded by the coding sequence GTGACCTACCAACGCCGGACGCTTGTCGTCGACGGCCTGACCACCAGCTACCTGGAGGCCGGCGCGGGCGAGCCCGTCGTGCTGCTGCACGGCGGGGAATTCGGCGCGGGAGCCGAACTCGGCTGGGAGCGGGTCATCGACGAACTCGCGGTCGACTACCGGGTGCTGGCGCCGGACATGCTGGGATTCGGCGATAGCGCCAAAGTGGTCGATTTCACCGACGGCCGCGGCATGCGCATCCGGCACATCGCTCGGTTCTGTGCCGAGTTGGGCATCGGTTCAGCACATTTCGTCGGGAACTCGATGGGCGCCGTCAACCTGTGGACTGACCTGACCTCGCCGGCGCCGCGACTGCCCGTGCGCTCCTTCGTGGCAATCTGCGGCGGAGGGGAAATCCAGCGCAACGAGCACAGCGCGGCGCTGTACGACTACGACGCCACCCTCGACGGCATGCGCCGCATCGTCACCGCGCTGTTCGCCGACGCGGCCTATGTGGATGACGAGGCGTATGTGCGGCGCCGGTATGAGGCGAGCATCGCGCCGGGTGCGTGGGAATCCCTTGCCGCGGCCCGGTTCCGGCGCCCGGGCCTGGATGCGCTGCCGCCCCCGTCGAGCAGGCGCGCCTACGACCGGGTCGAGGTGCCGACGCTGATCATCGAAGGCGCCGCGGACAAGCTGCTGCCGCCCGGGTGGGCCGCCGAGATCGCTGCCCAGGTCGGCGGGGCGAGGTCCGCGGTCGTCGACGGCGCCGGGCACTGCCCGCAGATCGAGCAGCCGCGGGCCGTCGTCGACCTGGTGCTCGACTTCCTGAAAGAGGTGGCATGA
- a CDS encoding NADPH-dependent FMN reductase, with translation MTSTEKAPFVVGLGGTLRADSSTERAVRYCLESVERQGGQTRMFAGPDLDLPMYAPHSLDRTPAALELVKALRDADAVVVGSPGYHGAISGLVKNALDYIEDLREDPRVYLDNTPWGCISCAYGWQAAVGTLGQLRSIGHALRAWPTPLGVAINSADQIWSETGELADGPVRNQLDMLANQLLTFARSSGAVR, from the coding sequence ATGACATCAACTGAGAAGGCACCGTTCGTCGTCGGCCTCGGTGGAACGCTACGGGCCGATTCATCGACCGAGCGCGCGGTGCGGTACTGCCTGGAATCCGTTGAGCGTCAGGGCGGCCAGACGAGAATGTTCGCCGGTCCGGACCTGGATCTGCCGATGTATGCGCCACATTCGCTGGACCGCACGCCCGCCGCACTCGAGTTGGTGAAGGCGCTGCGCGACGCCGACGCCGTGGTCGTGGGGTCGCCGGGCTATCACGGCGCGATATCCGGTCTGGTCAAGAACGCGCTCGACTACATCGAGGATCTGCGCGAGGATCCCCGCGTCTACCTCGACAACACGCCGTGGGGCTGCATCAGCTGCGCCTACGGCTGGCAGGCCGCTGTCGGCACGCTTGGCCAGCTGCGCTCGATCGGGCATGCGTTACGCGCCTGGCCGACCCCGCTCGGTGTCGCGATCAACTCGGCGGACCAGATCTGGTCCGAGACGGGTGAATTGGCCGACGGACCGGTCCGCAACCAGCTCGACATGCTGGCCAACCAGTTGCTGACCTTCGCGCGGTCGAGCGGGGCCGTGAGGTGA
- a CDS encoding cyclase family protein, whose translation MSDFRRVADDVRNWGRWGDDDELGTLNLITADKVAEAASLVKAGKVFPLGVDFGSSGPQGAFHFRQNPTHVMTVDGGDTSTLLEYGPKWLANPAAGQLAGYFEGNPMRFNDDLIIMPLQAATQWDALSHVYYEDRLYNGFPADSVTSAGAFHCGIDKVDGKGITSRGVLLDIVRLRDVETFCELGDPITPAELDEAARREGVQVRRGDIVVVRTGWWERFRQTGNGAEPGAGLDWTCASWLHDHEVAAIAADNLMVENPVSGVEGAFLPMHMLCLRDMGLMLGEYWDLAALAADCAADSRYEFQLVAPPLRVTGAVGSPVNPIAIK comes from the coding sequence ATGAGCGACTTCCGCCGCGTCGCCGACGACGTCCGCAACTGGGGCCGCTGGGGTGACGACGACGAACTCGGCACCCTGAACTTGATCACCGCGGACAAGGTGGCGGAGGCCGCAAGCTTGGTCAAGGCGGGCAAGGTTTTTCCGCTGGGCGTCGATTTCGGCTCGTCAGGCCCGCAGGGTGCGTTCCATTTCCGGCAGAACCCCACGCACGTGATGACCGTGGACGGCGGCGACACCAGCACCCTGCTGGAGTACGGGCCGAAATGGCTGGCGAATCCGGCAGCCGGACAGTTGGCCGGCTACTTCGAGGGCAACCCGATGCGGTTCAACGACGACCTCATCATCATGCCGCTGCAGGCCGCGACACAGTGGGACGCGTTGTCGCACGTGTACTACGAGGACCGGCTCTACAACGGATTTCCCGCCGACTCGGTAACCAGCGCCGGCGCGTTCCACTGCGGTATCGACAAGGTGGACGGCAAGGGCATCACGTCGCGTGGAGTGTTGCTCGACATCGTGCGGCTGCGGGACGTCGAGACGTTCTGCGAGCTGGGCGATCCGATCACCCCCGCCGAGCTGGACGAAGCCGCGCGCCGCGAGGGCGTTCAGGTGCGTCGCGGCGACATCGTCGTGGTCCGCACAGGTTGGTGGGAACGTTTCCGGCAGACCGGAAACGGCGCCGAGCCCGGCGCCGGGCTGGACTGGACGTGCGCGTCGTGGCTGCACGACCATGAGGTCGCGGCGATCGCCGCCGACAACTTGATGGTCGAGAATCCGGTCTCCGGTGTCGAAGGCGCGTTCCTGCCGATGCACATGCTGTGCCTGCGGGACATGGGCCTGATGCTCGGCGAATACTGGGATCTGGCTGCGTTGGCCGCGGACTGTGCCGCCGACAGTCGCTACGAGTTCCAGCTCGTCGCACCACCGTTACGGGTGACGGGTGCCGTGGGCTCCCCGGTGAACCCCATCGCGATCAAATGA
- a CDS encoding coniferyl-alcohol dehydrogenase, with the protein MVWRYDGRRAVVTGCASGIGAHLTTQLAGLGAHVIGLDVRRPDAVPAEFIEVDLADNRSIDDAVAAIDGPVDALFNVAGVSSGIGNPLLVVTINFLGTRHFTEALLPKLTDGAAIANVSSLTAANYRDNTAQTAGLLATSSMADGVAWCQANPDALADGGYRLSKEAIILYGMTRALALGERGIRINCTGPGVTDTPILDQLRGAYGQGYLDSFPKLLGRVCGPDEQASVLAFLNSQAASYISGQVIWVDGGAVAARVAATLEGIRQWPT; encoded by the coding sequence ATGGTGTGGCGCTACGACGGTCGTCGGGCCGTTGTGACGGGATGCGCGTCCGGTATCGGCGCGCACCTCACGACACAACTGGCCGGCCTGGGGGCGCATGTCATCGGTCTCGACGTGCGTCGGCCCGATGCGGTGCCCGCGGAGTTCATCGAGGTGGACCTCGCGGACAACCGGTCGATCGACGACGCCGTGGCGGCGATCGACGGGCCCGTCGATGCGCTGTTCAACGTGGCCGGGGTGTCGTCGGGAATCGGTAACCCGTTGCTCGTCGTGACCATCAACTTCCTCGGCACGCGGCACTTCACCGAGGCCCTGCTGCCGAAGCTGACCGACGGCGCCGCGATCGCCAACGTCTCGTCGCTGACCGCGGCGAACTACCGGGACAACACCGCCCAGACGGCCGGGCTGCTGGCCACCTCGTCGATGGCCGACGGGGTGGCGTGGTGCCAGGCCAACCCGGACGCGCTGGCTGACGGGGGATACCGATTGTCCAAAGAGGCGATCATCCTGTACGGCATGACGCGTGCGCTGGCATTGGGGGAGCGCGGCATCCGGATCAACTGCACCGGTCCGGGCGTGACCGACACCCCGATACTCGACCAGTTGCGTGGTGCGTATGGGCAGGGATATCTGGATTCCTTCCCCAAACTGTTGGGCCGTGTGTGCGGTCCGGACGAGCAGGCCTCGGTGTTGGCCTTCCTCAACAGCCAAGCCGCAAGCTACATTTCCGGACAGGTCATCTGGGTCGACGGCGGTGCCGTGGCCGCCCGGGTCGCCGCAACCCTGGAAGGGATTCGACAGTGGCCGACATGA
- a CDS encoding LLM class flavin-dependent oxidoreductase, translating into MKISLFYEFALPRPWSDDDEQKLFLDGLDEVEAADKAGFSTVWLTEHHFLEEYCHATAPEIFLAAASQRTENIRLGFGIMHLPPAVNHPARVAERISTLDLISGGRVEFGTGESSSVGELGGFGIDPADKRAQWEEALEVSIRCMTEEPFTGFKGEHIEMPARNVVPKPAQKPHPPVWVACTRPSSVQMAAQKAIGALSFAYTGPGPLKERVDGYYQEFADKGAPVTPLVNPNILAIGGDLSMMVAKTDEQAVQRLGVGGGFFSFGIMHYYMTGAHTPGRTKVWERYLKEVEQDQTLAYGPGRGAIGSPDTVREFLRGYEDSGVDEIILLLNPRSHEGTMESIELMGKEVLPEFIERDEKAVAAKARRLAPILEKVEARREASLAPDFDEDYSFGGLPTGRGGKFTASEIPEAMAEMNEGRVQAAKEEKAAREQAG; encoded by the coding sequence ATGAAGATCTCCTTGTTCTACGAGTTCGCGCTGCCGCGCCCGTGGTCCGACGACGACGAGCAGAAGCTTTTCCTCGACGGGCTCGACGAGGTCGAGGCTGCCGACAAGGCCGGATTCTCGACGGTGTGGCTCACCGAACACCATTTCCTCGAGGAGTACTGTCACGCGACCGCGCCCGAGATCTTCCTGGCCGCGGCGAGCCAGCGCACCGAGAACATCCGGCTGGGCTTCGGGATCATGCATCTGCCGCCCGCGGTCAACCACCCCGCCCGCGTCGCCGAACGCATTTCGACGCTCGACCTGATCTCCGGTGGGCGCGTGGAGTTCGGCACCGGGGAATCGTCGTCGGTCGGTGAGCTCGGCGGCTTCGGCATCGATCCGGCCGACAAGCGTGCCCAATGGGAAGAGGCACTCGAGGTCTCGATCCGCTGTATGACCGAGGAGCCGTTCACGGGCTTCAAGGGTGAACACATCGAGATGCCGGCCCGCAACGTCGTCCCCAAGCCTGCGCAGAAGCCGCACCCGCCGGTGTGGGTCGCGTGTACCCGGCCGTCGTCGGTGCAGATGGCGGCGCAGAAGGCCATCGGCGCACTGAGTTTCGCCTACACCGGCCCCGGACCGCTCAAGGAGCGCGTCGACGGCTATTACCAGGAGTTCGCGGATAAGGGCGCACCCGTCACGCCGCTGGTGAACCCCAACATCCTGGCCATCGGGGGAGACCTCTCGATGATGGTGGCCAAGACCGACGAGCAGGCCGTGCAGCGGCTCGGCGTGGGCGGTGGCTTCTTCTCGTTCGGCATCATGCACTACTACATGACCGGCGCACACACCCCTGGCCGCACAAAGGTGTGGGAGCGTTATCTCAAAGAGGTCGAACAGGATCAGACGCTTGCGTACGGCCCGGGCCGCGGCGCCATCGGGTCACCGGACACCGTGCGGGAATTCCTGCGCGGCTACGAAGACAGTGGCGTCGACGAGATCATCCTGCTGCTGAACCCCCGCAGCCACGAGGGCACCATGGAGTCCATCGAGCTGATGGGCAAGGAGGTGCTGCCCGAGTTCATCGAACGTGACGAGAAAGCCGTCGCGGCCAAGGCCAGACGGCTCGCGCCGATCCTGGAGAAGGTCGAGGCCCGCCGCGAAGCTTCGCTCGCCCCGGACTTCGACGAGGACTACTCGTTCGGTGGTCTGCCCACCGGCCGTGGCGGCAAGTTCACCGCGAGTGAGATCCCCGAGGCCATGGCCGAGATGAACGAAGGCCGCGTCCAGGCGGCGAAAGAGGAGAAAGCCGCACGCGAGCAGGCGGGTTGA
- a CDS encoding FAD-binding protein, producing the protein MTSESFDHTVDLLVVGSGGGGMTAALTADAAGLDTVVVEKSPRFGGSTALSGGGIWVPGAPAQRRAGYVPSPEGVLEYLKLITEGAVSDARLRRYVEAAPEMMDFLERTSDWCEFVWKPGYADYYPELPGGSALGSTINVAAIDLRKLGDDEQRLLAPLALAPKGIWFAPKDLRLFYQVRQNWRGKAVLVKLIWRMFRARVFGDRMAAIGQSLAARLRLAMKQHGIPLWLDAPMVELITGADGEVIGAVVERDGRPLRIRARRGVVLASGGFDHDMAWRKVHLPVLEQDWSFGNPAAIGDGIRAGEKVGGSTDLLDEAWWFPAICWPDGRLQFMLNERMMPAQFVVNGDGRRFVNEAAPYMDFAHAMIKGQQSGMTHIPCWLVTDIDSFHRYVVAGHLPIPKVPFAPVPTGRKVPRAWLESGVVKEAHSWDELARKIDVPAENLRATAERFNQLAQAGHDDDFNRGDSAYDNYYGDPTLPNPNLRPLGKPPYYAFQIILGDLGTSGGLRTDEHARVLRDDDTVVRGLYAVGNVSAAVMGRSYAGAGATIGPAMTFGYVAAKHAAAQVDTASTDNTLTIP; encoded by the coding sequence ATGACGTCAGAGAGCTTCGACCATACCGTCGACCTGCTGGTCGTCGGCTCCGGCGGCGGCGGGATGACTGCGGCCCTGACCGCCGACGCGGCAGGCCTCGACACCGTCGTCGTCGAGAAGTCGCCGCGATTCGGGGGTTCCACCGCGCTGTCCGGTGGCGGCATCTGGGTACCGGGCGCACCCGCGCAACGCCGCGCCGGGTATGTGCCCTCGCCCGAAGGCGTACTCGAGTACCTCAAGCTGATCACCGAGGGCGCCGTCAGCGACGCCCGGCTGCGTCGGTACGTCGAGGCCGCCCCGGAGATGATGGACTTCCTCGAACGCACCAGTGACTGGTGCGAATTCGTCTGGAAGCCCGGCTATGCCGACTACTATCCCGAACTGCCCGGCGGCTCCGCGCTCGGCAGCACCATCAACGTCGCCGCGATCGACCTGCGGAAGCTGGGCGACGACGAGCAGCGCCTGCTGGCGCCGCTTGCGCTCGCCCCGAAGGGAATCTGGTTTGCGCCCAAAGACCTTCGGCTTTTCTACCAGGTGCGGCAGAACTGGCGCGGCAAGGCCGTACTCGTCAAGCTGATCTGGCGGATGTTCCGGGCTCGGGTGTTCGGAGACCGGATGGCCGCGATCGGCCAGTCTCTGGCGGCCAGGCTGCGCCTGGCCATGAAACAGCACGGGATTCCGCTGTGGCTCGATGCGCCGATGGTCGAGTTGATCACGGGCGCCGACGGCGAGGTAATCGGTGCGGTGGTGGAGCGTGACGGCAGGCCGCTGCGGATCCGGGCCCGGCGCGGTGTGGTCCTGGCTTCTGGCGGCTTCGACCACGACATGGCCTGGCGGAAAGTTCACCTGCCGGTGCTGGAGCAGGACTGGAGCTTCGGCAACCCCGCGGCCATCGGTGACGGTATCCGGGCCGGGGAAAAGGTCGGTGGGTCAACAGATCTGCTCGACGAGGCATGGTGGTTTCCCGCCATCTGCTGGCCGGACGGGCGCCTTCAGTTCATGCTCAACGAGCGCATGATGCCGGCACAGTTCGTGGTCAACGGCGATGGCAGGCGGTTCGTCAACGAGGCCGCGCCGTACATGGATTTCGCCCACGCGATGATCAAGGGCCAGCAGTCGGGCATGACCCACATCCCGTGCTGGCTCGTCACCGACATCGACTCATTCCATCGCTACGTCGTCGCCGGGCACCTGCCCATCCCGAAGGTGCCGTTCGCGCCCGTGCCGACGGGCCGGAAGGTGCCACGCGCCTGGCTGGAATCCGGTGTGGTCAAAGAGGCTCACAGCTGGGATGAGTTGGCGCGCAAGATCGACGTCCCGGCAGAGAATCTGCGCGCCACCGCCGAGCGGTTCAACCAACTCGCGCAGGCCGGCCACGACGACGATTTCAACCGAGGCGACAGCGCCTACGACAACTACTACGGCGACCCGACGTTGCCCAACCCGAACCTGCGACCGCTCGGCAAGCCGCCGTACTACGCGTTCCAGATCATCCTGGGCGACCTGGGTACCTCGGGCGGCTTGCGCACCGACGAGCACGCCCGGGTGCTACGCGACGACGACACCGTGGTGCGTGGTCTGTACGCGGTCGGCAATGTCTCGGCCGCGGTGATGGGACGCAGCTACGCGGGCGCAGGAGCGACCATCGGGCCGGCCATGACATTCGGCTATGTCGCCGCCAAACATGCCGCTGCCCAGGTCGATACCGCTTCGACAGACAACACATTGACGATTCCCTAG